TTCGGCAGAGCGCGCCTGAATCACAACTTCACGCTCAAGAATGCCCTCTTCCAGCGTGGTGATACGGCTGTTACTTTTCACGCCGTTAATCAGCAGCAGGTATTCAGTGGCGGCACCGACCCAACTGGCCAGCGTCAGTGGCGTGGTTTTACTGCTGACACCAATCACCCGACGCATAATCTTCATGCGCTTGTGGACATCATCAACGCTGCTGACGTCTTTCTCGATTAACAGGCGATATTGCGGCGGAATATAATCCGCACGTGAATTCTGGATCAGGAAAGTTTCGGCCGCCTGGGTAATCAGCGTTAACGACAGCGTGTTTAGCATCTGCAAACGACGGTTGCTGTTCTGCCAGCGCGATGATTCCATCATCAGTTGGCTGCGCATGCTGTTCAATGCTGTGGTACGGCGTACCAGCGCGCCCCAGGCTTTATCAACCTCGTCTTTATCACCGTGAGCAACACACAGTTGCAGCAGTTTGTACTGTGCCACCAGCAATGCATCCACTTCCTGGTCGATGACTTTTTTAATCGAACGTGGCGAGAAAATCATGTCCGCCAGAATGGCGCAGAGAATACCCAGTACGATTTCGCTGCAACGTTCCACCGCAAATTGCGGGGCCAGCGTCAGACCACCGCTGGCATCGGCGGTGACCACAATAATCAGCGCGGTGTAACCGGCCAAACCGAGGGCATAGGAATTTTCGACTTTGATCAGCGAAGAGAGCCAGACGCAAAGTCCGGCCCACAGGCAGCACAGCAGCAGCATCACCACCGGTGCACGCACTGTCGCAATCATAATGGTCAGGGCCGCGATACAGCCGATGAAGGTGCCGATAATACGCAGAATACCGCGGTAACGCAGCGCGCCGGAGTAGGGATCGCCCCCGGCGGCAAAGGCGGTGCCACCCGCCACAATCCCGGCAGTCATCACTGCCCAGCGCGGCGTTTCCAGATTGAAGTGAAAGCCAATCATCAGCGCTGCTACCAGCGCAAATGTCAGCTTCACCGGGAAACGCAGGAACTCAATCATATCGCCCTCTTAACCAAACTCACGCAGGCGATTGAAAAACTGGGTCATTGGCGAGACTTTCGTCTGGCGATCTTTATCACCGGTGATCACCACGGTCGCAGTGGTACCCGCCGGGAAGCGATTACCTGGCTGATCATCAAGATGAATACGTACCGGTACACGCTGCGCCAGACGCACCCATTCCAGATTGGAATCGACGGTGGCCATACCTTTGCTATCGACGCTACTGCTGCTGTTGGTGACACCCGCCGCAATGCTATCGACAGTGCCGCGCAGCACGGTATTGCTACCCAGCGGCGTGATTTCGGCACGGAAACCCGGACGCACGCCATTCAGCTTGGTCTCTTCCATATAAGCCATCACATAGAAGGAATGCTGCTGTACCAGCGCGACGGCAACGGAGCCACGCGTGATGAACTCACCTTCATACACATTGAGGTTGGTGACCCAGCCGTCAGAGGGGGCTTTGATGGTGGTGCGATCAAGATCGATCACCGCCAGATCGCGCGTCGCGATGGCTTTCGCCAGCTGATGCTCGGTGGTGGTCAGGTCGTTGTTCGCCTGATCGATGGCCTCACGCGACATCGCACTGGTGCCGAGCTGATTACGGCGTGCAGCTTCACGACGTTTTTCGTTAGCCACCGCCTGGTAATACTCAACGTCGGCCTGGGCCTGATCCAGCGCCATCTGGTAACGCGGACGGTCAACCACGAACAGCGTGTCGCCCTTTTTAACCAGTTGGTTATCATGGACCGGCACATCGGTGATCAAACCGGTGACATCCGGAGAGATCGCCACGACGTCGGCGGAGAATTTTGCATCACGCGTCCACGGGGATTCGGTGTAGAACACCCAGGCGCGGAAGATGATCACGATAGCGATGACAACCAGCAGGAGAGTAATCGCGTAGCGCGCGATTTTTCTTATTAGCGCTTTCACTTAAAACCTCAGACGAATAAACGGGATACAAGGTAAAACACACAGCAGTACAACGCTGTGTTAAAAAGTGCCGGATGCCAGACCAGATCATACAATCCACTTGGCGTCAGCACGCGTTTCACCAGCCAGAACAGCGCCAGCGAAACAATCAGTTCAATGAAGATGGGCGGGAAAGACAGCCCAAATACGACAAATACCGGAAGCACACTCATTACGGATCCTTAGTTCGACCTTGCCGGATTGCACCGATACCTGCCCGTACGCCACAAAACACGACGGGTTGATGATAGTGGGATGACGGGTAGACTGATGGCAACATTCAGGCCGTTTGAGCTAATCATAGCGTATCATCTGACAAACATGGACAGATTTGCTGCCATGTTCAGGTGCGGTGAAAAGACCCAGCGTGCGTATAGTAACGCGCTTGACTATACGTTTTCTACATATTGTGAGCTAAATCACTTTTTAGCCAGAGTAAACAATGGAACGACTTAAAGGCATGTCCATCTTCGCCAAAGTGGTTGAATTAGGTTCCTTTACCGCCGCGGCTCGTCAGCTTCATCTGAGCGTTTCGTCTATCAGCCAGATAGTCGCGAAACTGGAAGATGAGCTACAGGTTAAACTGTTGAATCGCAGCACCCGTAGCATCGGGCTGACCGAAGCGGGCAGAATCTATTATCAGGGCTGCCGCCGCATGCTGGCAGAGGCGATGCAGGTGCACGAGCAGCTGTATGCCTTCAACAACACGCCGATTGGTATTTTACGCATCGGCAGCTCCTCAACAATGGCGCAAAATGTCCTCGCCGATATGACCGGCGACATGCTACGCGAATATCCGGGGTTGAGCGTCAATTTAGTCACCGGCATCCCGGCACCGGATCTCATCGCCAATGGCGTGGACCTGGTGATACGCGTGGGGGAGTTGCAGGACTCCAGCCTGTTCTCGCGTCGGCTGGGGGCCATGCCGATGGTGGTGTGCGCGGCGAAAAGTTATCTGGCGCAGCAGGGAGTGCCGGAAAAACCGAGCGAAATCGATAATCTTTCGTGGCTGGAATACAGCGTACGGCCAGATAACACCTTTGAACTGATTGCGCCGGAAGGATTGGTCACACGTCTGACGCCGCAGGGACGCTTCGTCACCAATGATTCGCTGACGCTGATTCGCTGGCTGAAAGCCGGATGCGGCATCGCCTACGTGCCACTGATGTGGGTGATTAATGAGATCAACACCGGTGAGATCGATATTCTGTTTACGCAATATCAGTCGGCACCGCGACCGGTGTATGCGTTATATACCGAAAAGGATAAGCTGCCGCTGAAAGTGCAGGTGTGTATCGATTATCTGACTGAGTATTTCAAACGGGTGGCGCGCCAGTATCAGCAGCACCGTAAGAACGTGTAGCGGCGCGATTTATCGCGCGCCTTTTGCCGGGGCACCGCTGTAAATGGCGCGATAAATCGCGCCGCTACAGATCGGTGCTAAATCAGGCGGTTCCGCCGACGGTAAGTTTATCCAGCTTCAGCGTCGGCTGGCCCACGCCAACCGGCACGCTCTGTCCTTCTTTACCGCAGACGCCAACGCCTTTATCCAGCGCCAGATCGTTGCCCACCATCGAAATTTGCTGCATGGCTTCGATACCGGAGCCAATCAGCGTGGCACCTTTCACCGGTTTGGTCACTTTACCGTTCTCAATCAGATAGGCTTCTGAGGTTGAGAACACAAACTTACCGGAGGTGATATCCACCTGACCACCGCCAAAGTTCGGGGCGTACAGACCATATTCGACACTTTCAATGATGTCCTGCGGCGTGGATTTGCCCGCCAGCATATAGGTGTTGGTCATACGCGGCATTGGCAGGTGCGCATAAGATTCACGACGGCCATTCCCGGTAGGATTGACGCCCATCAGGCGCGCATTGAGCTTGTCCTGCATGTAGCCTTTCAGCACACCGTTTTCAATCAACACGTTGTACTGGCCCGGCACACCTTCATCATCCACTGCCAGCGAACCACGCAGCCCTTCGATGGTGCCATCATCCACGACGGTACACAGCTCAGAGGCCACCAGTTGGCCCATTTTGCCGCTGAACACCGAAGTCGCGCGACGGTTAAAGTCACCTTCCAGACCGTGGCCCACCGCTTCATGCAGCAGCACGCCAGGCCAGCCCGCACCCAGCACCACGGGCAGTGTCCCCGCCGGTGCCGCAACGGCTGACAGATTGACCAGCGCCATACGGACTGCTTCCCGCGCCCAGGCATCCGCGCGCACATCGCCGCTTTCATCGGCCAGGAAGAATTCATAACCGGTACGGGCACCGCCGCCGCTGGAGCCGCGCTCACGTTTGCCCTGATCTTCCACCTGCACGCTGATAGACAGACGCACCAGTGGGCGCACATCGGCAGCCAGTGTGCCATCGGTGGCCGCCACCAGCACCTGCTCGTAAACCCCGGTCAGGCTGGCGTTCACTTCCTGCACGCGCGGGTCAGCGGCGCGCGCCACTTTATCAACACGATGCAGCAGAGCGATTTTATCTTCACGCGTCAGGCTATCCAGCGGGTTCACCGCTGCGTACAGCGAACGGTTGATCACCGCCGATAAGGTATGGGCCTTGCCATTCCCCTGTTCACGCACGATGCTGCGCGCAGCTTCAGCCGACTGACG
This genomic stretch from Pantoea cypripedii harbors:
- the aaeX gene encoding p-hydroxybenzoic acid efflux pump operon protein AaeX, with translation MSVLPVFVVFGLSFPPIFIELIVSLALFWLVKRVLTPSGLYDLVWHPALFNTALYCCVFYLVSRLFV
- the aaeA gene encoding p-hydroxybenzoic acid efflux pump subunit AaeA; its protein translation is MKALIRKIARYAITLLLVVIAIVIIFRAWVFYTESPWTRDAKFSADVVAISPDVTGLITDVPVHDNQLVKKGDTLFVVDRPRYQMALDQAQADVEYYQAVANEKRREAARRNQLGTSAMSREAIDQANNDLTTTEHQLAKAIATRDLAVIDLDRTTIKAPSDGWVTNLNVYEGEFITRGSVAVALVQQHSFYVMAYMEETKLNGVRPGFRAEITPLGSNTVLRGTVDSIAAGVTNSSSSVDSKGMATVDSNLEWVRLAQRVPVRIHLDDQPGNRFPAGTTATVVITGDKDRQTKVSPMTQFFNRLREFG
- the aaeB gene encoding p-hydroxybenzoic acid efflux pump subunit AaeB, translated to MIEFLRFPVKLTFALVAALMIGFHFNLETPRWAVMTAGIVAGGTAFAAGGDPYSGALRYRGILRIIGTFIGCIAALTIMIATVRAPVVMLLLCCLWAGLCVWLSSLIKVENSYALGLAGYTALIIVVTADASGGLTLAPQFAVERCSEIVLGILCAILADMIFSPRSIKKVIDQEVDALLVAQYKLLQLCVAHGDKDEVDKAWGALVRRTTALNSMRSQLMMESSRWQNSNRRLQMLNTLSLTLITQAAETFLIQNSRADYIPPQYRLLIEKDVSSVDDVHKRMKIMRRVIGVSSKTTPLTLASWVGAATEYLLLINGVKSNSRITTLEEGILEREVVIQARSAETHHAMINGVRTFVATALGSLFWLYTGWTSGSGCMVMLAVITALAMRMPNPLMMAKDFLYGMSVAVPLGALYFIYIMPSTQQSMLLLCIAIGLLGFVGGIFVQRRQIGTLGALIGTINVLVLDNPMKFEFNVFLDNALGQVIGCFVAMMVILLIRDKSKERTGRKLLNRFMYAAVSAMTTNQARRRENHLPALYQQLFLLLNLFPGDINKYRIALTLIIGHQRLRNAEVPINADLSAYHRQLRATADQVISTRSDDKRRVYFERLLQELDIYQEKLQQYAAPGSVTEPVKRLAAMLSKYRNTLIQI
- the aaeR gene encoding HTH-type transcriptional activator AaeR, whose protein sequence is MERLKGMSIFAKVVELGSFTAAARQLHLSVSSISQIVAKLEDELQVKLLNRSTRSIGLTEAGRIYYQGCRRMLAEAMQVHEQLYAFNNTPIGILRIGSSSTMAQNVLADMTGDMLREYPGLSVNLVTGIPAPDLIANGVDLVIRVGELQDSSLFSRRLGAMPMVVCAAKSYLAQQGVPEKPSEIDNLSWLEYSVRPDNTFELIAPEGLVTRLTPQGRFVTNDSLTLIRWLKAGCGIAYVPLMWVINEINTGEIDILFTQYQSAPRPVYALYTEKDKLPLKVQVCIDYLTEYFKRVARQYQQHRKNV
- the tldD gene encoding metalloprotease TldD — protein: MTLNLVSEQLLTANSINQQDLFSLLGQLSERRLDYADLYFQSSFHESWVLEDKIIKDGSYHIDQGVGVRAVSGEKTGFAYADQITLNALRQSAEAARSIVREQGNGKAHTLSAVINRSLYAAVNPLDSLTREDKIALLHRVDKVARAADPRVQEVNASLTGVYEQVLVAATDGTLAADVRPLVRLSISVQVEDQGKRERGSSGGGARTGYEFFLADESGDVRADAWAREAVRMALVNLSAVAAPAGTLPVVLGAGWPGVLLHEAVGHGLEGDFNRRATSVFSGKMGQLVASELCTVVDDGTIEGLRGSLAVDDEGVPGQYNVLIENGVLKGYMQDKLNARLMGVNPTGNGRRESYAHLPMPRMTNTYMLAGKSTPQDIIESVEYGLYAPNFGGGQVDITSGKFVFSTSEAYLIENGKVTKPVKGATLIGSGIEAMQQISMVGNDLALDKGVGVCGKEGQSVPVGVGQPTLKLDKLTVGGTA